The segment TATTTGTAATGTTTTTCCACGTTACCTGAACTTCTTAAGATTAAAATAGATCCTCAAAACTCCGATCCAGTTAACGCTAAAAAAATAATGCTTATTATTAATCTCTTATTTTAAAGTACCTATTTCTTCAGCCTCCGTGGTGGTAGCGCCATCCACCGTGATGATGTCCTCCGTGATGGCCCCATCCACCGTGATGATGTCCTCCATGGTGTCCCCATCCGCCGTGATGATGTCCTCCGTGGTGGCCCCATCCGCCGTGATGATGTCCTCCGTGGTGATGGCCCCATCCGCCATGATGATGTCCTCCGTGGTGATGGCCCCATCCGCCATGATGATGACCCCATCCTGGATTCCAACCCCATTGCATCGGAAACTGACGATCATAATTATCAAACATATAATACACTCCCTTGTATAGTTTTATTAAAATAGGGTTTTCACCCCTTATTTTTTCATCCTATGAAAATGCCCTTTTATTGATTGGGTGAATACCTATAGGCTCTAACGATGTACAAAATTACTCGTTTTCCTTTGTTAAATGACGCTTTAAACCATAAGACTTTCAACCATTGTTATGACCGTTACGTGATGAAAATTTGATCTAATATCGCATTCCCTAGTTTGAAGTAGAGGGTCTGACCCACTAGCGTTGCATCTATTCGAAAATAAAACAAAAATGTAATAAAAAGTATTTACTAAGCAGAAAAAAACTCCTTTGTAGAAGACTTGTTTTGTTCCCTAAACAAACAAGTCTTCTACAAAGGAGTTTTCACAATGAATAAGAAAAGTATAGGTCAAGAAATGGTCATTCGTCAATGTCTTTTCCTTCTTCCAACTATAGAATTTTCTTACCCTCTAATGGATTATGGAAAGTATAAGCTTTTTACAGAAGCTATGCTTCGTATCTTTGTCGCAGCTCAATTAGATGGATGGGCGTCTTATGCATTCCGTCCTTTTTCCAAAACAAAAAAACCACCAAAATATGTATTTGGTGGAGACGGTGGGACATGTTATTCCAAGCTTTCGCAATGGCACTGACTATATCTTGAACTTAAAATGAAACAATATCAATTTTAAGTCCCTTGGCGTATTATGCAGAATATAGATTTGTCTTTCTGACATGATCCTGCATCCTAGTACTACCGTCAAAGGCAGCCTATAAGTCGATACACGGCTGTTGGATTGCTCCACATACCGCTCGGTATTACCTTATCACCATAGAAGGTGACTTAGACTTCACCGATAAAGCCAAGTTTTCACTTGTGTGTTGCCACACAAGGCGACTATTTCCTAATCGAACCCACGTCCAGAAATAACGGCACTTAAGCTTCTACGAGCGTAGTCACTGTATTAGCGTTTCGCAATCACTTCGGCCCAGAGACAGGCTTCCGTGATGCTAGTCTGATTGGTCTCTTCCTTCGTCCCCAGACGGAGGACAACCGGCGTAGCCCACTTAGAGTGAGTCCCTTACCCTACCACATGGGCGATGGAGGGAGGAACCGCAGAGTGCTATTAGGCAGCTACTGCGAAGTTTTCTTGTTTGTTGCCAGTTATTGGCTTGTGGCGTTTTTACGAGGCCGACCCCCTCGGCTCGCAACTTAAGCTCGAACTATCCCTGTCGAATCCAAAACGTCCCCTTGTATAAGATGTCGTTCAATCAATTAGAACAACGATCATAAGAAGATGTCTGGTGTAAGTTGCTTGTTATTAAGTTATCAACGACCTGACAATAGTTATTATAGCATAACGAACAACCAAAGATCAAATTCCAATTATTAGGTGATAATCTATCCTTTTTGACGCTCACGAAATGCTCTTTCTACTTCACGCTTCGCATCCTTACGCTTTAAGGCTTCACGTTTGTCGTGCTTCTTCTTCCCTTTCCCTAGTCCGATTAAGACTTTGGCAAAACCGTTTTTGATATAGACCTTTAGCGGTACAAGGGAGTATCCTTTTTCTTTCGTTGCGCCAATCAGCTTGCTAATTTCTTTTTTATGAAGAAGCAGCTTTCGTGTTCGCAGTGGATCATGGTTATACCGGTTCCCTTGCTCATACGTACTAATGTGAGCATTGTGTAAATAAACCTCGCCATTATGAATCCGCGCGAATGAGTCTTTTAACTGAATGCGAGCAGCACGAATTGATTTAATTTCGGTTCCTTGTAAAACAATCCCTGCTTCAAACGTCTCTTCAATAAAATAATCATGCCTTGCTTTTTTATTTTGTGCTATGACTCTACCTGAGTTTCCTGCCATTAGAAACGCACCCTTCTACAATGGTCTCATCCATTAATCATAGCAATTGTAAGAGCTAACGTCAAACATAAGGTGGGACGTAGGGTGAGTCCGTTCCGTGACGTGAATAGTGAATCCATGGTCTTTGGTAAGCCAAAATCAGGCTTCCCACGACCACTGCTTCACATTCACTACACCGACTGCCGTCGGTGCAAACAGTTTAACAACTGTTTACGGAACTCCCCCACTTTTTTGAATATCGGAATTCTTGAGCGAATGCTCGCACTGAAACTACGCCCCACAGACCAGAATAGAGACCAACCACCTCCGATTGGCCTCAAACCGTTATTTTTTCTTCTTACCTTTTTTACGCTTAGAGCGTGGTGCATTTTCATAAAATGGCTTTTTCTTTTTCTTCTTCTTTTTCTTTGGTGCCCCTTCACCTGTTTGCTGGGCGCCTTCAACAGGCTTTTTCGGCTTACGCTTACCGCCTTGAATGACTTTTGGTCTCGCCTTTTTCTCACGCGGCTTGCGTTCTTTCATGCCGACCACTTCAAAGTCAATCGATGCCTCATCGACATTAACATTAACGACGCGAATTTCGATCTCGTCACCAATGCGGAAGACGTTGCCGGTACGCTCACCAATCATCGCATATTGACGCTCATCATAATGATAGTAATCATCGGTTAAATAACTCACATGAACGAGCCCTTCAATCGTATTATCTAGCTCAACGAAAATCCCGAAGTTCGTAACACCGCTAATTAAGCCTTCAAATGTCTCACCAATCTTATCTTCCATATACTGAGCTTTTTTCACTTCATCCGTTTCACGCTCGGCATCAACGGCACGACGCTCCATTTCGGAGGCATGCTTTGTGATCTCTGGAAGTCGTTCTTTCCACTTCTCTTGCTCGGTTTCATCGACTTTGCCTTCAATTAGATAGCGGCGAATTAAGCGATGAACGATCAAGTCAGGGTAACGACGAATCGGTGATGTGAAGTGTGTGTAAAATTCGGTAGAAAGCCCGAAGTGACCAACGCTATTTGGATCATATTTCGCTTGTTGCATCGAACGGAGCATGACTGTACTGATCACCGTCTCTTCAGGCTCACCGCGAACTTCCTCTAACAACTCTTGTAGCGCACGTGGGTGAACCGTGTTCGCACTGCCACGGACCACATAGCCGAAGTTTGTTATAAACTCAAGAAATTTTGCTAGCTTTTCTGAATCAGGATCCTCATGAATTCGATATACAAACGGTACCTTCATCCAATGGAAATGTTCCGCAATCGTTTCGTTTGCTGCAAGCATAAATTCCTCAATTAAACGTTCCGCAATGCTTCGTTCACGAATGACGACATCCGTCGGCTTGCCCTCTTCATCTACAAGCACTTTTGCTTCTTTAAAGTCAAAATCAATCGCACCACGTTCAAATCGTTTCTTACGCAAGATTTCCGCTAACTCGCCCATTTGCTTGAAAAATGGGATTAAATCTTCATAGCGCTTTAAAACCTCTTCATCTTCACCTTCTAATATTTTACGAACGTCACTGTAAGTCATTCTCTCATTCGTGCGGATGACACTTTGGAAAATATCATGTCCGACAACTTGTCCGGCTGGAGTAATTTCCATTTCACAAGAAAGTGTAAGTCGATCGACTTGCGGGTTCAAACTACAAATGCCGTTTGAGAGACGATGTGGAATCATCGGAATGACTCGGTCAACAAGATAAACACTTGTCGCCCGTTCAAGCGCCTCTTCATCAATCGGCGAACCTTCCTCAACGTAATAACTAACGTCAGCAATGTGAACACCAAGTTTATAGTTACCGTTGTCTAACTTTTCAACAGCTACCGCATCATCCAAGTCTTTCGCATCGGCACCATCAATCGTCACAATCGTTTCTTCACGTAAATCGCGGCGATTTTCTAGTTCTGCCGGATCAATTTCATCAGGGACTTCGTTGGCTTGGTCAATAACTTCCTTAGGGAATTCTTGCGGGATTCCATGTTTGTAGATAATCGATAAAATATCAATTCCCGGGTCATTTTTATGACCTAAAATCTCCACGACTTTCCCTTCCGCACTCATTCGCCCTTCTGGGTACTTCGTAATTTCAATGACGACTTTATGGCCATCAACCGCGCCACCTTCAGCACCTTTCGGGATAAAAATATCATTGGCGATGCGCTTATCATCAGCGATCACAAAGCCGTAACTGTCGCTATCCACATATGTACCGACAGTTTGCTTCACGCCGCGCTCGATGATGCGCACGACAGTTCCTTCTGGCCGCGCCCCTGATGATTTCGGTTGAAGACGGACAAGTACAATATCACCATTCATCGCGCCAGCAAGCTCAGATTGTGAGACGTAAATATCTCTTTCTCCTTCAAGCTCTGGAAGAATGAAGGCAAATCCTTTAGCATTGCCTTGTACTTTCCCCTTCACTAAATTCATTTTTTCAGGTACACCGTAACGGTTGCTACGTGTTCGTACGATGAGACCCTCGTCCTCCATATGGTTTAACACCTTTACAAAATCTTTGAACTCACTTGAATCGGTGATCTGAAATGCCTCTTCTAGCTCTGTCACCGTTAGTGGTTTATAGGCTTCTTCTCTCATGAAGGACAGTACTTTGTCTATTCGTTCCTGGTCCATGTCTTTCGCTCCTTCCTAAACTATGTTTTAGGATGACCAATCTAATCCTTCTAAAAATTGATAAACATCCTCATGCAGCTCTTCTTTTTCTTTGTCGAGCGTAATTACATGGGTTGAATGTTCATACCATTTGATTTCTTTGTCATCACTTTCAACGTTTTCATAAATAATGTTCGCGCTTTCTGTATCAATCATCTCATCATGACGTGCTTGCACAACAAATGTTGGGCTGTAAATATGATCGAGATGGTTACGAACATCGGTGATTAGCTCTTGTAACGCCTGCAATGTATTCATTGGCGTTTTCTCAAATTCTTTCATTTCAGCATTTATTTGTTGTTCATCTTTTTGTTCGTGTTTTTTATATTCTCTTGCATAAGCAAGGACACCTTTATACATGACTTCCTCGCTTTTTATGGTCGCAGGCGCACACATCGGTACAACACCCTTTACAGGTAAAGTGTAACCGATTTTAAGTGAAAATACTCCCCCGAGCGACAAGCCACAAACGGCGATTTCATCATAACCTTGCTCTTTTAAAAACTCATACCCTTCCTGTACATCGTGCCACCAGTCTTCAGGTCCGGTATGGACAAGCTCCTCTGGTGGTACACCATGTCCTTTGTATAACGGCGCATGACACGTATAGCCTTTCTTTTGTAAAAAGCGGCCAAGCATGCGAACATCGGCTGTTGTTCCCGTAAAGCCGTGTAAAAGTAAGACCGCACGCTTGCCTCCTTCAAATGTAAATGGTTTTGGTGCTGCAGCTTTCATTTGTACTCACTTCCTTATGATTCAACTAAAAGTGGATTCTAAAAATTGTTCAATTTCTTCGATCAACTGGTCTTTTTCAAAATCATGACAGACCATATGCTTTGATTTCCTTAAAAAGACGAGCCGCTTCTTTTTCGACGAAATCGTCGTATATAAGTAGTCGGCACTCTTTTTTGGGATGATCCCATCCTGTTCACCTTGAATGATCAAGGTTGGTACGGTTACCTTTTTTAAATACGGGCGAATTCGTTTGACCGCCTGCATAAACTGAAAAACGGCTGTCATTGGGGTATCAGCAACCTTCTTGCTATAGCGCTGATAGAGGACATCATCCTGCAATTTGCCTTGCAGACGGAGTCGTACCGCTTGCTTTAAGTCTTGCAACAGCTGCTGTGGATTCATATAGTAAGCTGCTGCACTTAAGAGCACTAGCTTGTCTATCGGGTACTTGGCAGCGATATAGGAGGCGAGCATTCCCCCCATCGAAAAACCGATCACATAAACGGTCGAGCATCGCTTTAACAGTTCTTCGGCTGCCACCTCAGCCGCATAGACCCATTGTTTATATGTAACATCCTTTAGGTTGCCGTCCGGTCCGTGCCCAGGTAATGTTGGTGTATAAACAAGCCAGTTCTGCTTCTGTTTTTGAAAATAATCAGCAACTGGTTCGACTTCCCACGGTTCACCTGTGAACCCATGGAGACATAAGCAGCCTATCATTTTCCTCACCTAATTCCTATGCTATCTACTAGTTTACCCGTTTCTAGAAAAGATAAGCCTCTTTTGCAATGGTGAATTATCAACGTCCACGCCTCTATTTCCCTCATATTGACTGGAATGTTTATCCATCGCAATCGTACATAAGAAAAGCAGCAAGTTATTAAAACCTGCTGCTTTTTAAGCTCATATTTACCAACTGGTTTATAAAAAGAAGGCAACGGTAATCGACAGTACGAAAAAGAGTACGGCTAGAATAACCGTCAACTTACCTAAAAGAGCGTCAATTCCACGAGCTTTTTGTTTTCCGATTAATTGTTCAGCTCCACCAGAAATCGCTCCTGATAAACCAGCACTACGTCCTGATTGTAGCAAGACAACAACAATTAATGAGATTGAAACGATAACTAAAAGGACAAATGCCAACGTTTCCACGTCCTACACCTCCAAAGTGACAGTTCACACTAGTATTAATGTACCACAATCGGTGTATTCTCGCAACAAGCAGTGCTCGCATCACTCCGTCTCTTCATGCCCTTCTTGATCAAAAATGCTAGGATTGGGCATTTCCCGAGCGTCAACGTTAACCGTATTGGCTGGAGGTGCAAGCGGTGAGCGCGCTTCTGGATCACGAAGCAATGGCTCATGAATGTCTACACCAATCGCATCCTTTTCGATAGCGATCGTTTCAACGATCCGTTGCGCGATTTGCCGCCCTAGTCGAAGACCTTCTTCATTGTCGACTGGAAAATGCACGCCTGCATACAGTCGTGAGTTTGCACTGTCTGTTGCAATTTCATTCACTCGCTCGCGCTCAAGCGGGAAGAAGTAATTAATGATCGTTTGTGCACAACCGGCCACCGTTGCATGTCCAGAGGGATAAGTCGGATGTGTTGGTGTTTGGATCACTGTATGAAGAGAATCATCTAGATGTACGGGCCTAGCAATATCATACAAATATTTAAAATACCAGCAAACAACAAACGCATCATTGATCGCCGCTTGCAGGACACTCATGACCCGAGCTCCTGTTGCTGGTGCGAGTTGATAGCCATCGATAAGTCGGACGGCGACATCATTCCAAACTGTCATCGGTGAATGCTTATATTTTTCAGCTAATTTGCTCTCCTCTGCAGAACGCTTGTTTACCGTGTCTTGAACCTGTTCCAGCTGCCCGTTGAAGTCAATTCGATATGGATCTTTGATTTTCGGATTAAAAAAGTCGCCCCGTTTATCAAGAAGGAACGCCCCAAATATCCTCGCAAAATAAAACATCTTCCACGAGCCTGCATGAGGGGTAACGCCAGTTGTTGCTGCAAGCTCGGACCATCGTGGTGGTTGTATACTTTTCACCTTTCTCCCCTCCATCTCCAACACGTTTACTAATACGGTATGATGACGAGCTCGCAAGCGTTCCCCTACAGGGCTGGTATCAGGCTATTCTTCTTTTTTCAGTGTATTAAAAAGTCCCAGTGCTAAGGCAAAGGCGATCATCGTTCCCATTTCAGCTGCTCTTTGTCCTTCATCGCTCTTATGAAGGACATTTCACTCTCAGTTCAGCACCGTTTTGTCCTTCATCTCCCTTATGAAGGACATTCCACACTCGTTTCACCATCGTTTTGTCCTTCATCGCCCTTATGAAGGACATTCCACACTCGTTTCACCATCGTTTTGTCCTTCACCCCCTTATGAAGGACATTTCACTCTCAGTTCAGCACCGTTTTGTCCTTCATCTCCCTTATGAAGGACATTCCACACTCGTTTCACCATCGTTTTGTCCTTCATCGCCCTTTCACTTTCAGCACCGTTTTGTCCTTCATCTCCCTTATGAAGGACATTCCACACTCGTTTCACCATCGTTTTGTCCTTCATCGCCCCTATGAAGGACATTTCACTCTCGTTTCAGCACCGTTTTGTCCTTCATCTCCCTTATGAAGGACATTCCACTCTCAGTTCAGCACCGTTTTGTCCTTCATCTCCCTTATGAAGGACATTTCACACTCGTTTCAGCACCGTTTTGTCCTTCATCGCCCTTATGAAGGACATTCCACTCTCAGTTCAGCACCGTTTTGTCCTTCATCCCTCCTATGAAAGATAGCCTCCCTCGTTCCTGCAGCACGCTGCCCTTCGCAATGTAAAAAACCTCCTCGCTCATTTGAGCGAAGAGGTTTTTTATTACACTTATTTGTTTAAGTTATAGAACGCTTTGCGTCCGCCATATTGGCCAACGTTTGCTAGTTGGTCTTCAATACGTAGTAACTGGTTGTATTTTGCCACACGGTCCGTACGAGACGGTGCACCTGTTTTGATTTGGCCAGCATTTGTTGCTACTGCGATATCAGCAATTGTGCTGTCTTCTGTTTCACCAGAACGGTGAGAGATAACAGCTGTATATCCTGCACGCTTAGCCATTTCAATCGCATCAAATGTTTCCGTAAGTGTACCGATTTGGTTCACTTTGATTAGGATTGAGTTACCGATTCCTTTTTCAATACCTTCAGATAGCTTTTCTGTGTTCGTTACGAATAGGTCGTCACCAACAAGCTGTACTTTGTCTTGAAGAGCTTCAGTTAGCTTCTTCCAGCCATCCCAGTCGTTTTCATCTAAACCATCTTCAATTGAGATGATTGGATATTTTGAAACAAGGTCGCTGTAGAACTCAACCATTTCTTCAGATGTTTTGACAACACCTTCACCTTTAAGGTTGTATTTACCATCTTCGAAGATTTCAGAAGCCGCTGCATCCATTGCAAGAACAACTTCTTCACCTGGCTTGTAGCCAGCTTTTTCAATCGCTTCAACGATTGTTTGAAGTGCTTCTTCATTTGAGCTTAAGTTTGGTGCGAAACCACCTTCATCACCAACAGCTGTGTTGTAACCTTTTCCTTTAAGAACCGCTTTAAGGTTATGGAAAATTTCCGCACCCATACGAAGCGCACGTGTGAAGCTATCAGCACCAACTGGCATAACCATGAATTCTTGGATATCAACGTTGTTGTCTGCATGCTCCCCACCATTTAAAATGTTCATCATTGGTACTGGTAGTGTTTTTGCATTAAATCCGCCAAGGTATACGTATAATGGTAGATCAAGAGCGTCAGCTGCTGCACGAGCTACAGCCATAGATACACCTAGAATCGCATTTGCACCAAAGTTTCCTTTGTTATCTGTACCATCAAGCTCGATCATAAGCTCATCAATACCGATTTGATCAAGAGCGTCAAAGCCGATAAGTTCTGGAGCGATTTTTTCATTTACGTTATCAACTGCTTGAAGAACACCTTTACCCATGTAACGGTCGCCACCATCACGTAGTTCTACTGCTTCGTATTCACCAGTAGATGCACCACTTGGTACTAATGCGCGTCCCATTGCACCTGATTCAAGAAATACTTCTACTTCAACTGTTGGGTTCCCACGAGAGTCTAATACTTCGCGAGCATATACATCTGTAATAATTGTCATATTTGTTCATCTCCCTTTTCTTCACAAAATTTTTTGCAGTCGGTTATCCTTTTATAGCCTATAGAGAATTCGACAACTGTGACGAGTTTCCTCTGCTGTTATCGAATTGTGCATGTTTTATTAAAAACTATTTCACTAACGTCTTGCCTGTCATCTCTTTCGGTTGCTTTGCTCCTAGTAATGACAGTACGGTTGGTGATAAGTCAGCTAAAACGCCGCCTTCACGCAAGTCTAGTCCTTCTTTTGTAACGATGACTGGAACAGGGTTTGTCGTATGGGCCGTCATTGGCTTCCCTTCAAGTGTGATGACTTCATCAGCGTTTCCATGATCAGCTGTGATCACCGCTGAGCCACCTTTAGCAACGATCGCATCAACGACTTTTCCAAGACATTCGTCAACGGCTTCAACCGCTTTAATCGTTGGCTCTAGCATTCCAGAGTGCCCAACCATATCAGGGTTGGCGAAGTTCAAAATGATCGCATCATGTTTATCTGCTTCAATCTCACTTACGAGTGCATCTGTGACTTCATACGCACTCATCTCTGGTTGCAAGTCGTAAGTCGCGACTTTCGGTGAGTCAATCAGAATTCGCTCTTCACCTGGGAATTTCTCCTCACGACCACCACTAAAGAAGAAGGTCACGTGTGGATATTTTTCCGTTTCAGCAATTCTTAGCTGCTTGTAACCTTGTTGAGATAAAACTTCACCGAGCGTATTATCTAGGTTTGTCGGTTTAAAAGCAACAAAACCATCAACGGATTCACTAAAGTGTGTTAGACAAACATAGTGAATGTCTCTCGGATGTTGATCGCCACGATCGAAGCCACGGAAGTCTTCGTTCGTGAACACTTGTGACATTTGAATCGCACGGTCCGGACGGAAGTTAAAGAAAATGATCGCATCATCATCTTGGATCGTTCCAACTGGTGTGCCGTCCTCTTTTGTCATCACCGATGGAATCACGAATTCATCATGGATTTCATTTTTGTATGAATCCTCAAGCGCTTCAATCGGATCCTTATAATCAGGACCGTCACCGTAAACCATTGCACGATATGATTTTTCAACACGCTCCCAACGCTGGTCGCGATCCATCGCATAATAACGGCCGTGAATCGACGCGATTTCACCAACACCGAGATCTGCCACTTTTTCTTGTAAAGCACGGATGTACTCTTCGGCTGATGTCGGCCCAACATCACGACCATCTAAGAAGCCGTGAATGTAGAGGCGTTCAACCTTCTTCTCTGCTGCTAACTCAAGCAATGCAAACAGGTGATCAATATGACTATGTATCCCCCCATCAGAAAGAAGGCCGTACACATGAAGGCTGCTTTGCTTTTCTTTGACGTGTTTGATCGCATCTAAAAACGTCTCATTTTCAAAGAAACCACCTTCACGAATTGATTTGTTCACTCGCGTTAAGCTTTGATAAACAACGCGTCCAGCACCGATATTTAAGTGCCCAACTTCAGAGTTCCCCATTTGACCTTGTGGCAAACCAACCGCTTCACCGTCCGCTTTTAATTGCGTGTGCGGATAGGTGTTCCAATAACGATCGAAGTTTGGCTTTTTCGCTTGAGCGACCGCATTCCCTTCGCTCTCGCTACGGCAAGCAAAGCCATCAAGGATAATTAGTGCAACTGGTGCTTTACTCATTTTCCTGCCTCCAACAGCTGTAAAAATGAATCCGCTTCTAGGCTTGCACCACCAACAAGGGCACCGTCAATGTCAGATTGACCTAAATATTCCTTAATGTTAGCAGGCTTTACACTACCACCGTATTGAATGCGGACAGCGGCTGCTGCTTCTTCTGAGAATGTGTCGGCAACAACGGTACGGATGTAAGCACACGTTTCATTGGCTTCTTCTGCAGATGAAGATTTTCCAGTTCCAATCGCCCAAATTGGCTCATAAGCGATGACCGTTTGCTTCACTTGCTCTTCAGATAAGCCAGCAAGACCTTTTTCGACTTGGCCTTTAACGATATCATTTGTCTTACCCGCTTCACGCTCTTCAAGCGTTTCACCGCAGCACATAATTGGTACAAGCTTATGGTTGAAAGCGGCATGAACTTTTTTGTTTACTGTTTCATCTGTTTCAGCAAACATTTCGCGACGCTCAGAGTGACCTAAAATGACGTAGTCAACAGCTAAATCAGTTAGGGCAGCTGGGCTTGTTTCACCTGTGAAGGCACCACTGTCTTCAAAGTGCATGTTTTGTGCCCCAACTTTTAGGTCCGTTCCATTTGTTTGTTCAACTAAACGCTCTAAAAATAGCGCTGGTGCACAAACAACTGAATCCACTTGATCACTTGCTGGGACTTTGCCTTTCACTTCTTCTGCGAACGCTGTTGCTTCAGCAAGCGTTTTGTTCATTTTCCAGTTTCCTGCAATAATAGGTTTACGCATCATCGACACCTCTTCTCGAACTATTTATCATTTAAGGCAACAACACCTGGGAGTTCTTTGCCTTCCATAAATTCTAATGAAGCTCCGCCACCCGTTGAGATGTGGCTCATTTGCTCTGCTAGGTCAAATTTTTCAACAGCAGCTGCTGAGTCACCGCCACCGATCACCGTATAGCCTTCTGTGTCTGCAAGTGCTGTCGCAACTGATTTCGTTCCTGTCGCAAACGCTGGAATTTCAAAGACACCCATCGGCCCATTCCAAATGACAAGCTTCGAATCTAAAATCACGTTACGGTACTCATCAATCGTTTGTGGTCCAATATCCAGTGCTTCCCAATCGCTTGGAATTTCATCAATCGCTACGACCTGTGTATTTGCGTCGTTTGAGAAATCATCGGCAACGATGACATCCTTAGGCATGTAGAAGTTCACGCCTTTTTCTTTTGCTTTTTCCATAAATGATTTGGCAAGGTCAATCTTGTCTTCTTCTAACAATGATTTACCGACTTCATGGCCTTGTGCTTTGACGAATGTATAAGCAAGTCCACCACCGATAATCAAGTTGTCTACTTTCTCAAGAAGGTTTTCGATCACACCAATCTTATCTTTAACCTTCGCGCCACCAATAATCGCTGTAAATGGACGCTCTGGGCTAGATAACGCTTTCCCAAGCACTTCAAGCTCTTTTTCCATTAAGAGGCCTGCAACGGCTGGAACGTGGTGAGCAATACCTTCTGTCGATGCGTGCGCGCGGTGTGCCGCTCCAAATGCATCATTGACATAGACGTCAGCTAGGCTTGCAAATGCTTTAGCTAGTTCAGCATCATTCTTTTCTTCACCCGCTTCAAAGCGAACGTTTTCGATTAAGACAACATCGCCGTTGTCCATACCTGAAATCGCTTGTTCCACTTCAGCACCAT is part of the Desertibacillus haloalkaliphilus genome and harbors:
- the smpB gene encoding SsrA-binding protein SmpB, whose translation is MAGNSGRVIAQNKKARHDYFIEETFEAGIVLQGTEIKSIRAARIQLKDSFARIHNGEVYLHNAHISTYEQGNRYNHDPLRTRKLLLHKKEISKLIGATKEKGYSLVPLKVYIKNGFAKVLIGLGKGKKKHDKREALKRKDAKREVERAFRERQKG
- the rnr gene encoding ribonuclease R — encoded protein: MDQERIDKVLSFMREEAYKPLTVTELEEAFQITDSSEFKDFVKVLNHMEDEGLIVRTRSNRYGVPEKMNLVKGKVQGNAKGFAFILPELEGERDIYVSQSELAGAMNGDIVLVRLQPKSSGARPEGTVVRIIERGVKQTVGTYVDSDSYGFVIADDKRIANDIFIPKGAEGGAVDGHKVVIEITKYPEGRMSAEGKVVEILGHKNDPGIDILSIIYKHGIPQEFPKEVIDQANEVPDEIDPAELENRRDLREETIVTIDGADAKDLDDAVAVEKLDNGNYKLGVHIADVSYYVEEGSPIDEEALERATSVYLVDRVIPMIPHRLSNGICSLNPQVDRLTLSCEMEITPAGQVVGHDIFQSVIRTNERMTYSDVRKILEGEDEEVLKRYEDLIPFFKQMGELAEILRKKRFERGAIDFDFKEAKVLVDEEGKPTDVVIRERSIAERLIEEFMLAANETIAEHFHWMKVPFVYRIHEDPDSEKLAKFLEFITNFGYVVRGSANTVHPRALQELLEEVRGEPEETVISTVMLRSMQQAKYDPNSVGHFGLSTEFYTHFTSPIRRYPDLIVHRLIRRYLIEGKVDETEQEKWKERLPEITKHASEMERRAVDAERETDEVKKAQYMEDKIGETFEGLISGVTNFGIFVELDNTIEGLVHVSYLTDDYYHYDERQYAMIGERTGNVFRIGDEIEIRVVNVNVDEASIDFEVVGMKERKPREKKARPKVIQGGKRKPKKPVEGAQQTGEGAPKKKKKKKKKPFYENAPRSKRKKGKKKK
- a CDS encoding alpha/beta hydrolase — translated: MKAAAPKPFTFEGGKRAVLLLHGFTGTTADVRMLGRFLQKKGYTCHAPLYKGHGVPPEELVHTGPEDWWHDVQEGYEFLKEQGYDEIAVCGLSLGGVFSLKIGYTLPVKGVVPMCAPATIKSEEVMYKGVLAYAREYKKHEQKDEQQINAEMKEFEKTPMNTLQALQELITDVRNHLDHIYSPTFVVQARHDEMIDTESANIIYENVESDDKEIKWYEHSTHVITLDKEKEELHEDVYQFLEGLDWSS
- a CDS encoding alpha/beta hydrolase → MIGCLCLHGFTGEPWEVEPVADYFQKQKQNWLVYTPTLPGHGPDGNLKDVTYKQWVYAAEVAAEELLKRCSTVYVIGFSMGGMLASYIAAKYPIDKLVLLSAAAYYMNPQQLLQDLKQAVRLRLQGKLQDDVLYQRYSKKVADTPMTAVFQFMQAVKRIRPYLKKVTVPTLIIQGEQDGIIPKKSADYLYTTISSKKKRLVFLRKSKHMVCHDFEKDQLIEEIEQFLESTFS
- the secG gene encoding preprotein translocase subunit SecG is translated as METLAFVLLVIVSISLIVVVLLQSGRSAGLSGAISGGAEQLIGKQKARGIDALLGKLTVILAVLFFVLSITVAFFL
- a CDS encoding vanadium-dependent haloperoxidase; the protein is MKSIQPPRWSELAATTGVTPHAGSWKMFYFARIFGAFLLDKRGDFFNPKIKDPYRIDFNGQLEQVQDTVNKRSAEESKLAEKYKHSPMTVWNDVAVRLIDGYQLAPATGARVMSVLQAAINDAFVVCWYFKYLYDIARPVHLDDSLHTVIQTPTHPTYPSGHATVAGCAQTIINYFFPLERERVNEIATDSANSRLYAGVHFPVDNEEGLRLGRQIAQRIVETIAIEKDAIGVDIHEPLLRDPEARSPLAPPANTVNVDAREMPNPSIFDQEGHEETE
- the eno gene encoding phosphopyruvate hydratase; translation: MTIITDVYAREVLDSRGNPTVEVEVFLESGAMGRALVPSGASTGEYEAVELRDGGDRYMGKGVLQAVDNVNEKIAPELIGFDALDQIGIDELMIELDGTDNKGNFGANAILGVSMAVARAAADALDLPLYVYLGGFNAKTLPVPMMNILNGGEHADNNVDIQEFMVMPVGADSFTRALRMGAEIFHNLKAVLKGKGYNTAVGDEGGFAPNLSSNEEALQTIVEAIEKAGYKPGEEVVLAMDAAASEIFEDGKYNLKGEGVVKTSEEMVEFYSDLVSKYPIISIEDGLDENDWDGWKKLTEALQDKVQLVGDDLFVTNTEKLSEGIEKGIGNSILIKVNQIGTLTETFDAIEMAKRAGYTAVISHRSGETEDSTIADIAVATNAGQIKTGAPSRTDRVAKYNQLLRIEDQLANVGQYGGRKAFYNLNK